Genomic window (Brevinematales bacterium):
TAAGTATGGAGCAGATACTGTGATGGATTTATCAACAGGTGGTAATTTAGATGAGATTCGTGTTGCTCTGATAAAGAGATCTTTAATACCTTTGGGTACTGTTCCTATATATCAAGCTCTTGCAGAGAGAAAGCTAGTTGAGGATATAACGGAGGATGATATAATATCTGTTATTGAACTTCAAGCCCAGCAAGGTGTTGATTATATGACATTACATGCTGGAATACTCAAAGAATTCTTACCGCTTACTAAAAATAGGGTAACAGGTATTGTTAGTAGAGGTGGTTCTATAATTGCGCAATGGATGACCATAAAGAATAAACAGAATCCCATATATGAAAACTTTGATAAGATATTAGATATATGTGAGAAATATGATGTTACCATTAGTCTAGGAGATGCTCTAAGGCCTGGTTGTATAGAGGATGCTACAGATGAAGCTCAGTTAGCTGAACTTAAGGTGCTCGGAGATCTTACAAGGAAAGCTTGGTCTAGGGGAGTTCAGGTTATGGTTGAGGGACCTGGACATGTGCCGCTTCATCAAGTTGAGTTTAACATTAAGATACAGCAAGAATGGTGTGATGAAGCTCCTTTTTATGTTTTGGGACCTCTTGTTACTGATGTTGCTCCAGGCTATGATCATATAGCGTCTGCGATAGGTGCTGCATTAGCAGGATGGTATGGAGCTTCACTTTTGTGTTATATAACTCCAAAAGAACATCTTGGTTTACCAAATCTTGAAGATGTCAAACAGGGAATAATAGCATATAGAATTGCTGCTCACGCTGCCGATATAGCGAAAGGTATTCCTAAAGCAAAAGAATGGGATTTGGAGCTTTCTAAAGCAAGATTTAGATTTGATTGGATTAAGCAGTTTGAGTTGGCTATAGATCCAGAAACTGCTAGAAAATACCATGATGAATCTTTGCCAGATGATCCTTATAAGAGAGCTAAATTTTGCTCAATGTGTGGACCTGGTTTTTGCTCTATGCGTATAACACAGGATATGTTGGAAGAAATGGAGAAACAAACCAAAGAAACTATTTCTTAATGAAAATGTTTTGAAGATAGGTTTTTTGTTATTTCTAAATATTTTGATCCCTTATAATATTTTAAGGTAATGTATTCAAGCTTTTAATATGTTTTAATGTGATGAAGTTTTATTGTCAAGTTGTAGATTGTCAGTAATATGGTTTATTTCTTAGAATTAATGAAGAAAAAATGTTGAATTATTCCGAACTATATTAATATGGTTTTTTACTTTTTTAGCAGAAGTGCTTATTATAATAGTATGGCTAAGAGTTTTCTTACTTTTTTCTTGATAGTATTCTTTATTTTTATTACACCTTTAGTGTGTTTTTCTCAGTCTACCAAGAAGAAGGTAGGTGTTAGTGAGTTTTTTGGTACAGGAATGAATACAGATGAAATGATTGATAAACTTGTTGAAGTTGAAAGTCAGAAAGGTGAAAAATATCAGCAAGAAATCAGTAATCAGACAATCAGGAAAGCAATATTAAACTTTGTAGAGTACAATCTTAGAGAACTGAGAGATACTGCTAAATCTATTTATGATTACAGATCCCCTTTTCAGAGCAGAATAGGATTGTCAAGTGATGAAAGTATTGTGCAAATTTTACCAAACAGGGGTGCTGA
Coding sequences:
- the thiC gene encoding phosphomethylpyrimidine synthase ThiC codes for the protein MTQMNFARSNVITEAMKIAAQKENVSPEIVRSEVARGRAVIPANVVHLNLGLSPIVIGKRFRTKINANIGSSAVIPSIDEEIRKLDYVLKYGADTVMDLSTGGNLDEIRVALIKRSLIPLGTVPIYQALAERKLVEDITEDDIISVIELQAQQGVDYMTLHAGILKEFLPLTKNRVTGIVSRGGSIIAQWMTIKNKQNPIYENFDKILDICEKYDVTISLGDALRPGCIEDATDEAQLAELKVLGDLTRKAWSRGVQVMVEGPGHVPLHQVEFNIKIQQEWCDEAPFYVLGPLVTDVAPGYDHIASAIGAALAGWYGASLLCYITPKEHLGLPNLEDVKQGIIAYRIAAHAADIAKGIPKAKEWDLELSKARFRFDWIKQFELAIDPETARKYHDESLPDDPYKRAKFCSMCGPGFCSMRITQDMLEEMEKQTKETIS